In the Pseudomonas sp. ADAK2 genome, one interval contains:
- the arcD gene encoding arginine-ornithine antiporter, producing MSETPGKLRLGALVALVVGSMIGGGIFSLPQNMAASADVGAVLIGWAITAVGMLTLAFVFQTLANRKPNLDGGVYAYAKAGFGDYMGFSSAWGYWISAWLGNVGYFVLLFSTLGYFFPVFGEGNTVEAVIGASALLWAVHFLVLRGIKEAAFINLVTTVAKVVPLLLFVLIAVFAFKLDIFTADIWGTQNTTLGSVMNQVRNMMLVTVWVFIGIEGASIFSARAEKRSDVGKATVIGFITVLLFLVLVNVLSLGIMTQPELAKLQNPSMAAVLEHVVGHWGAVLISVGLIISLLGALLSWVLLCAEIMFAAAKDHTMPAFLRKENANHVPVNALWLTNAMVQIFLIITLFSASTYLSLIYLATSMILVPYLWSAAYALLLAVRGETYEKALAERKKDLIIGGIAVIYAVWLLYAGGIKYLLLSALLYAPGAILFAKAKLEVGKPVFTNVEKLIFAAVVVGALVAAYGLYDGFLTL from the coding sequence ATGTCTGAAACCCCCGGAAAATTAAGACTCGGTGCACTGGTCGCGTTGGTTGTCGGTTCAATGATTGGTGGCGGGATCTTTTCCTTGCCACAAAACATGGCCGCCAGTGCCGACGTCGGCGCCGTGCTGATCGGTTGGGCGATTACCGCCGTCGGCATGCTGACCCTCGCCTTCGTCTTCCAAACCCTGGCTAACCGCAAGCCGAATCTGGATGGCGGGGTCTACGCCTACGCCAAGGCCGGTTTCGGCGACTACATGGGGTTCTCGTCGGCCTGGGGTTACTGGATCAGCGCCTGGCTGGGCAACGTCGGCTACTTCGTGTTGCTGTTCAGTACCCTCGGTTATTTCTTCCCGGTCTTCGGCGAAGGCAACACCGTTGAGGCTGTGATCGGTGCGTCGGCGCTGCTCTGGGCTGTGCACTTCCTGGTATTGCGCGGGATCAAGGAAGCGGCGTTCATCAACCTGGTGACCACCGTCGCCAAGGTCGTGCCGCTGCTGCTGTTTGTGTTGATCGCGGTCTTCGCGTTCAAACTGGACATCTTCACCGCCGACATCTGGGGCACGCAAAACACCACCCTGGGCAGTGTGATGAACCAGGTGCGCAACATGATGCTGGTCACCGTCTGGGTGTTCATCGGCATCGAAGGCGCGAGCATCTTTTCGGCCCGGGCGGAAAAACGCAGCGACGTCGGTAAAGCCACCGTGATCGGTTTCATCACCGTGCTGTTGTTCCTGGTGCTGGTGAACGTGTTGTCCCTGGGGATCATGACCCAACCGGAATTGGCCAAGTTGCAGAATCCGTCGATGGCGGCGGTGCTGGAACATGTGGTCGGCCACTGGGGCGCGGTGCTGATCAGTGTCGGCCTGATTATCTCGCTGCTCGGTGCGTTGCTGTCGTGGGTGCTGCTGTGTGCAGAGATCATGTTCGCCGCCGCCAAGGACCACACCATGCCGGCGTTCCTGCGCAAGGAAAACGCCAACCACGTGCCGGTCAACGCCCTGTGGCTGACCAACGCGATGGTGCAGATATTCCTCATCATCACCTTGTTTTCCGCCAGCACTTACCTGTCGCTGATCTACCTCGCCACCTCGATGATTCTGGTGCCATACCTGTGGTCGGCGGCCTACGCGCTGCTGCTGGCGGTGCGCGGCGAAACCTATGAAAAGGCCCTGGCCGAACGCAAGAAAGACCTGATCATCGGTGGCATTGCGGTGATCTACGCGGTCTGGCTGCTGTACGCCGGTGGCATCAAATACCTGCTGCTCTCCGCTTTGCTCTATGCCCCCGGCGCGATCCTGTTCGCCAAGGCCAAGCTCGAAGTGGGCAAACCGGTTTTCACCAACGTCGAGAAGCTGATTTTCGCCGCCGTTGTCGTCGGCGCCCTGGTGGCGGCCTACGGGCTGTATGACGGCTTCCTGACTCTGTAA
- the arcD gene encoding arginine-ornithine antiporter codes for MSQPTQKLRLSALIALVVGSMIGGGIFSLPQNMAARADAGAILIGWAITAVGMLTLAFVFQTLANRKPELDSGVYAYAKAGFGDYMGFSSAWGYWISAWMGSVGYFVLLFSTLGYFFPIFGQGNTPIAIGCASVLLWSVHFLVMRGIKEAAFINQLTAVAKIVPLIMFIVIAAVAFKADIFTRDIWGQSNPSFGGVMDQVRNMMLVTVFVFIGIEGASVYSARAEKRADVGRATVIGFLGVLALLVLVNVLSLGIMSQPELAALQNPSLASVLEHIVGPWGALLISVGLAISLVGALLSWALLCAEILFATAKDKTMPAFLTKENANHVPINALWLTNVMIQIFLLITLVSAGTYTSLIYLASSMILVPYLWSAAYAVLLSGRGETYEHASAERTKDLLIGGIALSYAVWLLYAGGVKYLLLSALLYAPGVILFAKAKREQGQPLFTPVEKGIFTCVVGGAGLAAYGLYSGLLAL; via the coding sequence ATGTCGCAACCGACACAAAAGCTGCGCCTGAGCGCGTTGATCGCCCTGGTGGTGGGGTCGATGATTGGTGGCGGGATCTTTTCGCTGCCGCAGAACATGGCGGCCCGGGCCGATGCCGGGGCGATCCTGATCGGTTGGGCGATCACCGCCGTGGGCATGCTGACCCTGGCGTTCGTGTTCCAGACCTTGGCCAACCGCAAGCCGGAACTGGATTCCGGGGTGTATGCCTACGCCAAGGCCGGGTTTGGTGACTACATGGGGTTTTCGTCGGCGTGGGGTTACTGGATCAGCGCGTGGATGGGCAGCGTTGGTTATTTCGTCTTGCTGTTCAGCACCCTCGGTTATTTTTTCCCGATCTTTGGCCAAGGCAACACGCCGATCGCCATTGGCTGTGCCTCGGTGTTGCTGTGGTCGGTGCACTTTCTGGTGATGCGCGGGATCAAAGAGGCGGCGTTCATCAATCAACTGACTGCCGTGGCCAAAATCGTGCCGCTGATTATGTTCATCGTCATCGCTGCCGTAGCGTTCAAGGCTGACATTTTCACCCGGGACATCTGGGGGCAGAGCAACCCGAGCTTCGGCGGGGTGATGGATCAGGTGCGCAACATGATGCTGGTGACGGTGTTCGTGTTTATCGGCATCGAAGGCGCCAGTGTTTATTCGGCTCGGGCCGAGAAGCGTGCGGATGTCGGCCGGGCGACGGTCATCGGTTTTCTCGGGGTGTTGGCGCTGCTGGTACTGGTTAACGTGTTGTCGCTGGGGATCATGAGCCAGCCGGAACTGGCCGCGTTGCAGAACCCGTCGCTGGCCTCGGTGCTGGAACATATCGTTGGTCCCTGGGGCGCGCTGCTGATCAGTGTCGGCCTGGCGATTTCCCTCGTGGGGGCGTTGTTATCCTGGGCGTTGCTGTGCGCCGAAATCCTGTTCGCCACGGCGAAAGACAAGACCATGCCGGCGTTCCTGACCAAGGAAAACGCCAACCATGTACCGATCAATGCGTTGTGGCTGACCAACGTGATGATCCAGATTTTCCTGTTGATCACGCTGGTCTCTGCCGGGACTTACACCAGCCTGATCTACCTCGCTTCGTCGATGATTCTGGTGCCCTACCTGTGGTCGGCGGCCTACGCTGTGTTGTTGAGCGGGCGCGGCGAAACCTACGAACACGCCTCGGCCGAGCGCACCAAAGATTTGCTGATTGGCGGCATCGCCCTGAGTTATGCGGTGTGGCTGTTGTATGCCGGCGGGGTCAAGTATTTGCTGTTGTCGGCGCTGCTTTACGCGCCAGGAGTGATCCTTTTCGCCAAGGCCAAACGCGAGCAGGGGCAGCCATTGTTTACCCCTGTCGAGAAGGGGATTTTCACCTGTGTCGTCGGCGGGGCGGGATTGGCGGCGTATGGGTTGTACAGCGGGTTGCTGGCGTTGTGA
- a CDS encoding DNA-3-methyladenine glycosylase family protein — protein sequence MRLLLAYQPPYDWAAMLGFLSARAIAGMETVVDGVYSRSIGLNGLHGTFSIKPADVDALEVTLDFPDSSAVPEIVARLRRMFDLEADLPSIHRKLEVDPLMARLIAERPGLRVPGAWDGLELAIRAVLGQQITVVAAIKLAGKLVAQYGEPLRSSLPGLTHVFPEAAVLATADLATLGMPKSRGRTLSGVAQALLDDPWLFEPGREGGVARLLALHGIGDWTAQYIALRQLREMDGFPSGDVGLINALAALEGGPVTARQLLQRAQVWRPFRGYAAQVLWTSLSRAD from the coding sequence GTGAGGCTGCTGCTGGCGTATCAGCCGCCTTATGACTGGGCGGCGATGCTCGGGTTTTTGTCGGCGCGGGCGATTGCCGGGATGGAAACAGTGGTCGATGGCGTGTACTCGCGCAGCATCGGCCTGAACGGGTTGCACGGCACGTTTTCGATTAAACCGGCGGACGTCGATGCGCTGGAAGTGACGCTGGATTTTCCTGACTCGAGCGCCGTGCCCGAAATCGTGGCGCGGTTGCGGCGGATGTTTGATCTGGAGGCTGATCTGCCTTCGATTCATCGAAAGCTCGAAGTTGATCCGTTGATGGCGCGCTTGATTGCCGAACGTCCAGGACTGCGAGTGCCGGGGGCGTGGGATGGTCTGGAATTGGCCATTCGTGCGGTGTTGGGGCAGCAGATTACGGTGGTGGCGGCGATCAAGTTGGCGGGGAAACTGGTGGCGCAATACGGCGAGCCTTTACGTTCATCCCTGCCGGGGCTGACCCATGTGTTTCCAGAGGCGGCGGTGTTGGCGACGGCGGATCTGGCGACATTGGGCATGCCGAAAAGCCGAGGGCGGACGCTGTCGGGCGTGGCCCAGGCGTTGCTCGATGATCCGTGGTTGTTCGAGCCGGGTCGCGAGGGTGGCGTGGCGCGGTTGCTGGCGTTACATGGGATTGGCGACTGGACGGCGCAGTACATTGCGTTGCGGCAGTTGCGCGAGATGGATGGGTTTCCGTCCGGGGATGTCGGGTTAATCAATGCGTTGGCGGCGCTGGAAGGTGGACCGGTGACGGCGCGGCAGTTGTTGCAACGGGCGCAGGTGTGGCGGCCGTTTCGGGGGTATGCGGCGCAGGTGCTTTGGACATCGCTGAGTCGGGCTGACTGA
- a CDS encoding CoA transferase — protein sequence MTDLLTSIQAALGLPHTPIPFTSSGALPSAFAVTDLACASIAVAGQAVSELLQQHSGRLPGLEVDRRLASFWFATSIRPVGWNVPPLWDPVAGDYATKDGWIRLHTNAPHHRAAAESVLGACADRAAMAGKVAKWAKTDLEHAVVEAGGCAAEMRTWAQWQAHPQGIAVNAEPLIQFSTNGNAKPWQGSVARPLAGIKVLDLTRVLAGPVASRFLAGLGADVLRIDPPTWNEPGVVPEVTLGKRCARLDLHDKADRAVFESLLKDADILLHGYRADALERLGYGMTERQTLSPGLIDVCLNAYGWSGPWQNRRGFDSLVQMSSGIAEAGQQWKKTDKPTPLPVQALDHATGYLMAAAAIKLLRQGGSARLSLARTAKLLIEHGAGTDEALRAEDENDQGLLVEQTPWGPAHRLHVPLKITGTPLQWTLPAAELGSHRAQWW from the coding sequence ATGACTGATTTACTCACGTCCATTCAAGCCGCACTCGGCTTGCCGCACACCCCGATCCCATTCACGTCGAGCGGCGCCCTGCCCTCGGCGTTTGCCGTCACCGACCTGGCCTGTGCCAGCATTGCCGTCGCCGGCCAGGCGGTCAGCGAGTTGCTGCAGCAGCACTCCGGTCGCTTGCCCGGCCTTGAAGTCGACCGTCGCCTCGCCTCGTTCTGGTTCGCCACCTCGATCCGCCCTGTGGGCTGGAACGTGCCGCCATTGTGGGACCCGGTCGCCGGTGACTACGCGACCAAGGACGGCTGGATCCGCCTGCACACCAACGCCCCGCACCACCGCGCCGCCGCTGAAAGCGTGCTCGGTGCCTGTGCCGACCGCGCAGCCATGGCCGGTAAAGTGGCGAAATGGGCCAAGACCGATCTGGAACACGCCGTGGTCGAGGCCGGTGGCTGCGCCGCCGAGATGCGCACCTGGGCGCAATGGCAGGCTCATCCTCAGGGGATTGCGGTGAATGCCGAGCCGTTGATTCAGTTCAGCACCAACGGCAACGCCAAACCGTGGCAAGGCTCGGTGGCGCGGCCACTGGCCGGAATCAAGGTGCTGGATTTGACCCGCGTCCTCGCCGGCCCGGTTGCCAGCCGCTTCCTCGCCGGCCTCGGCGCCGATGTCTTGCGCATCGATCCGCCGACCTGGAACGAACCCGGCGTGGTGCCGGAAGTCACCCTCGGCAAACGCTGCGCGCGCCTGGATTTGCATGACAAAGCGGATCGCGCGGTGTTCGAAAGCCTGCTCAAGGACGCCGACATTCTGCTCCACGGTTACCGCGCCGATGCACTGGAGCGCTTGGGCTACGGTATGACTGAGCGCCAGACGTTATCCCCCGGCCTGATCGATGTCTGCCTCAACGCCTATGGCTGGAGCGGCCCGTGGCAGAACCGTCGGGGTTTCGACAGTCTGGTGCAGATGAGCAGCGGGATTGCCGAGGCTGGCCAGCAATGGAAGAAAACGGACAAGCCAACGCCATTGCCGGTGCAGGCGCTGGATCACGCGACCGGGTATTTGATGGCGGCAGCCGCGATCAAGTTGTTGAGACAGGGCGGATCGGCGCGGCTGTCGTTGGCGCGGACGGCGAAGTTGTTGATTGAGCATGGCGCCGGGACGGATGAAGCATTGCGGGCCGAGGATGAGAATGATCAGGGGCTGCTGGTCGAGCAGACGCCTTGGGGGCCGGCGCATCGGTTGCACGTGCCGCTGAAAATCACCGGGACCCCGTTGCAGTGGACACTACCGGCTGCTGAATTGGGTTCCCATCGCGCGCAGTGGTGGTGA
- a CDS encoding methyl-accepting chemotaxis protein, producing MQVQFREIDQVATASNEMSATAHDVANSASNAANAAKGADQSARDGMQIIERSTRDINLLADEVSKAVTEVEALAVNSEQIGSVLEVIRSIAEQTNLLALNAAIEAARAGESGRGFAVVADEVRNLAKRTQDSVEEIRIVIERIQTGTRGVVATMHSSQSQAHSNAGQIQQAVQALGKISDAVTVISDMNLQIASAAEQQSAVAEEVNRNVSAIRTVTETLTGQATESAQISSQLNALATHQMKLMDQFRV from the coding sequence ATGCAGGTGCAGTTCCGCGAAATCGACCAGGTCGCCACCGCGTCCAACGAAATGAGCGCGACCGCCCACGACGTCGCCAATAGCGCATCGAACGCGGCGAACGCCGCCAAGGGTGCCGACCAATCGGCCCGTGACGGCATGCAGATCATCGAGCGCAGCACCCGGGATATTAATTTGCTGGCTGATGAAGTCAGCAAAGCGGTGACCGAAGTCGAAGCCTTGGCGGTCAACAGCGAGCAGATCGGTTCGGTGCTGGAAGTGATCCGCAGCATCGCCGAACAGACCAACCTGCTGGCCCTCAACGCCGCGATTGAAGCGGCGCGCGCCGGGGAAAGTGGTCGTGGTTTTGCGGTGGTCGCCGATGAAGTACGCAACCTGGCCAAGCGCACCCAGGATTCGGTGGAAGAAATCCGCATCGTCATTGAACGCATCCAGACCGGCACCCGCGGCGTGGTCGCGACCATGCATTCGAGCCAGTCCCAGGCCCATAGCAACGCCGGGCAGATCCAGCAAGCCGTCCAGGCTCTGGGCAAGATCAGCGATGCGGTGACGGTGATCAGCGACATGAACCTGCAAATCGCCAGCGCCGCCGAACAGCAAAGCGCCGTGGCCGAAGAGGTCAACCGCAACGTCTCGGCGATTCGTACCGTCACCGAAACCCTGACCGGGCAAGCCACCGAATCAGCGCAGATCAGCAGCCAACTCAATGCACTGGCGACCCACCAGATGAAATTGATGGATCAGTTCCGCGTCTAA
- a CDS encoding YbaN family protein, with amino-acid sequence MTRKHPAASKLARFLFGLLAYVSLGIGLIAIVVPGLPTTEFILLAAWAATKSSPRLSAWLENHRLFGPILCNWRNGKIIARRAKVSATVSMLLCAGLMLVMLEHGWPIYLAIAGMSLGNLWIWSRPESMPQIS; translated from the coding sequence ATGACCCGCAAACACCCTGCCGCCTCCAAACTCGCCCGCTTCCTGTTCGGCCTGCTGGCCTACGTCAGCCTGGGCATCGGCCTGATCGCGATTGTCGTGCCCGGTCTGCCGACCACCGAGTTCATCCTCCTCGCCGCCTGGGCCGCAACCAAGAGTTCGCCGCGTCTGAGCGCCTGGCTGGAAAACCACCGCCTGTTCGGGCCGATCCTGTGCAACTGGCGCAACGGCAAAATCATCGCCCGTCGGGCCAAGGTCAGCGCCACCGTCAGCATGCTGCTGTGCGCGGGGTTGATGCTGGTGATGCTGGAACATGGCTGGCCGATTTACCTGGCGATTGCGGGGATGAGCCTGGGCAATCTGTGGATCTGGTCGCGGCCGGAATCGATGCCGCAAATCTCCTGA